One genomic segment of Longimicrobium sp. includes these proteins:
- a CDS encoding HD domain-containing phosphohydrolase: protein MAKATLREIRKLREAFARDPGGVFVQLADAHRRYGDTEEARRVLRAGLLHSPDDASAHAMLGELLAARGRHGEAEQSWRRVLELNPDHPAALRGLGLAARAAGRRDEALDHFRRLLTLQDDVEVQRMMTELSEAAADPAAPEAADVPAGRAAPAAEAAPDGQRAQSMAVSTSHGAAAPGAGAEAVALVEVLVRALEHRGAVFGAESSLTRLLAVALGRELELRDEHLNALALAALLSDLGGLAMNGAGDDGQREVAITLQLLQGVALPAGVHDALAHQHEHWDGTGTPDGLAEDRIPFPARVLAVARGCSHLLADGPGRQPMGVAAAVDEMQRQAGSVYDPVVASLLRRVFAQRERHGIGYGWGGHVYVAHPEELRGLGLATRLHSAGYATETAADVAGVRERLRAGAVQALVVGARLAGGDVAALVQEIRGAAHLRAIPVVVIDADSPDLRISLLSAGADVCFAPDVSFTEFKATLDALLRRSELVMGAAPAAPFAGRGFA from the coding sequence ATGGCCAAGGCCACCCTTCGCGAAATCCGCAAGCTCCGCGAAGCCTTCGCCCGGGATCCCGGCGGGGTTTTCGTGCAGCTCGCGGACGCGCACCGCCGGTACGGCGACACCGAAGAAGCCAGGCGCGTGCTGCGCGCCGGCCTGCTCCACAGCCCCGACGACGCCAGCGCCCACGCCATGCTCGGCGAGCTGCTGGCCGCCCGGGGCCGGCACGGCGAGGCCGAGCAGTCGTGGCGCCGCGTGCTGGAGCTGAACCCCGACCACCCCGCCGCGCTCCGCGGCCTGGGCCTGGCCGCCCGGGCCGCCGGACGCCGCGACGAGGCGCTGGACCATTTCCGCCGCCTGCTCACCCTGCAAGATGACGTGGAGGTACAGAGGATGATGACCGAGCTGTCGGAAGCCGCGGCCGACCCGGCCGCCCCCGAAGCCGCCGACGTCCCGGCCGGCCGCGCCGCCCCCGCCGCCGAAGCCGCGCCGGACGGGCAGCGGGCACAGTCGATGGCCGTCTCCACCTCGCATGGCGCGGCCGCCCCCGGCGCGGGTGCCGAGGCCGTGGCGCTCGTGGAGGTTCTGGTGCGCGCGCTGGAGCACCGCGGCGCCGTCTTCGGCGCCGAAAGCTCGCTGACGCGCCTGCTGGCCGTGGCGCTGGGCCGCGAGCTGGAGCTTCGCGACGAGCACCTGAACGCGCTGGCCCTCGCCGCGCTGCTCAGCGACCTGGGCGGGCTGGCGATGAACGGGGCGGGGGACGACGGCCAGCGCGAGGTGGCCATCACCCTTCAGCTGCTGCAGGGCGTGGCGCTTCCCGCGGGGGTGCACGACGCGCTGGCGCACCAGCACGAGCACTGGGACGGCACCGGCACCCCCGACGGCTTGGCCGAGGACCGCATTCCCTTCCCGGCGCGCGTCCTGGCGGTGGCGCGCGGCTGCTCGCACCTGCTGGCCGACGGCCCGGGGCGCCAGCCGATGGGCGTGGCCGCCGCGGTCGACGAGATGCAGCGGCAGGCCGGCTCGGTGTACGATCCCGTGGTCGCCAGCCTGCTCCGCCGGGTGTTCGCCCAGCGCGAGCGGCACGGCATCGGCTACGGCTGGGGCGGGCACGTGTACGTGGCGCACCCCGAAGAGCTTCGCGGGCTGGGGCTTGCCACCCGACTCCACTCGGCCGGGTACGCGACGGAGACGGCGGCGGACGTGGCCGGGGTTCGTGAGCGGCTTCGCGCCGGGGCCGTGCAGGCGCTGGTCGTCGGCGCACGGCTGGCGGGCGGCGACGTGGCCGCGTTGGTGCAGGAGATCCGCGGCGCGGCGCACCTGCGCGCCATCCCGGTGGTGGTCATCGACGCCGACTCGCCGGACCTGCGCATCTCGCTGCTTTCGGCGGGCGCCGACGTGTGCTTTGCGCCGGACGTCAGCTTCACCGAGTTCAAGGCCACGCTCGACGCTCTCCTGCGGCGCAGCGAGCTGGTGATGGGTGCCGCGCCCGCGGCGCCGTTCGCCGGCCGCGGGTTCGCGTGA
- a CDS encoding glycosyltransferase: MTEPLPPADAPGAPPAGGAPARPRPGASRAEAGLRALFTERLAGRRAVLLLAAGEAESSGRAALSAVELATAAARFGRSPVLADLGFQRPSLHQALGLLDGAGVTDALFDGLSISEAARPVQARGLCFLPAGAPVANLDELLSSFGTGPLLHGDPDPDLLLFLYVPAGSPGLQELAREVGAALVFAGPDAPRESWGLPDECRVFAVLAPSAAPRRRPPPSEPAPPVAEAAPPLTEAEAPAAEVVTPADIAPPLVEVEAPAAELAPPVDFAPPPAEAEAATAEVVAPSDTALPPAAAETPVPDADASASAEEDRSVYEVSATAEPVASAFASDDPFAAVDARSEAAEPDVSAVESADVDQADAYLADTDRRGSDWIHPERLEADQHDVALADADRSDVALADADRSDAVPADADQFDGDRDDAVLDVAREDRPVAVPPYVDTDPGILAEVATLAQVPDRDLRDGSVPDIVPVAVEELVPEFDAVDADPALVLPPEEDAGRPSRRGRRGRQDEGGALARYVVPRQAEWKEWLIRAQAILTLVVWTYYIVWRWGWTLNPDHLWFAIPLALAETWGLISGFLFVHSVWGLKHRAAVKAPPGLTADVLIPCYDEPLEVIRRTAVGARNMRYPHKTWILDDGKRDEVRAMAEEAGVGYLRRETNEHAKAGNLNHGLANTDGEFVLVLDADHVALPHMLDRLLGILSQDRTLAFVQSPQDFYNTDAFTYEVDETGRRMWEEQRLFFSVLQPGKDARGAAFFCGSAAVLRRAALDEIGGFSHHSITEDIETSLRLHARGWKSAFYGESLAYGLAAGSAVAFHTQHLRWGQGAMQVIKRFNPLFTRGLTLSQRLSYFASLTAYVGGLQKLVFLLAPIVFFLTGILPIRALNAGFLTRFLPVLALTLVMSMLLSRGIGNLLISERFHVAKFWTYTRAVFSILRRKPLSFKVTPKGPGHVPFGTYAPQAVLMGVTAATVAFAFAAARFGWVDYGWEGTRSPGFVANMVWAALNFVLASSVVQMSLRIRQQRADHRFRDQFPIHVRMRSADGTPHNMVALTENLNPGGVGFRTGEPMRVGTEVRLTLSLTTGTMNVRGRIVHSSRIADTDPPMYRSGAAFVGLPVPVRDAIELHCTQHAVPLEQSRYRTALRFLERAGERVRNLRGETRHAVQLPAQVMLPRGSPEHAGGSPMAFLEDLSESGARLVMDRPVSPGTPIRFRVPGTSTERTGKVVFSRAIETPIGVRYAVGVAHTGGPLKSGYGRKSGYFRAASRILNT, encoded by the coding sequence ATGACCGAGCCTCTTCCCCCCGCCGACGCACCCGGCGCCCCGCCCGCCGGGGGCGCTCCGGCGCGTCCGCGGCCGGGGGCGAGCCGCGCCGAAGCCGGCCTGCGGGCGCTCTTCACCGAGCGCTTGGCGGGCCGGCGCGCCGTGCTTCTGCTGGCCGCGGGCGAGGCCGAGTCCAGCGGCCGCGCCGCGCTTTCTGCCGTGGAGCTGGCGACGGCCGCCGCGCGCTTCGGGCGCTCACCCGTGCTGGCGGACCTCGGCTTTCAGCGCCCCTCGCTGCACCAGGCGCTGGGGCTGCTGGACGGCGCGGGCGTCACCGACGCCTTGTTCGATGGGCTTTCCATCAGCGAGGCCGCGCGGCCGGTGCAGGCGCGCGGGCTTTGCTTTCTGCCCGCCGGCGCGCCCGTGGCGAACCTGGACGAGCTTCTGTCCAGCTTCGGCACGGGGCCGCTGCTGCACGGTGACCCCGATCCCGATCTCCTCCTCTTCCTGTACGTCCCCGCCGGCTCTCCCGGGCTGCAGGAGCTGGCCCGCGAGGTAGGCGCCGCCCTGGTCTTTGCCGGGCCCGACGCGCCGCGCGAAAGCTGGGGCCTCCCCGACGAGTGCCGCGTCTTCGCCGTCCTGGCCCCCTCCGCGGCCCCGCGGCGCCGTCCCCCCCCGTCCGAGCCGGCACCGCCGGTCGCTGAAGCCGCGCCTCCGTTGACTGAGGCCGAGGCTCCGGCTGCGGAAGTCGTGACCCCGGCCGACATCGCGCCTCCGCTGGTCGAGGTCGAGGCTCCGGCTGCCGAGCTCGCGCCCCCGGTCGACTTCGCTCCTCCGCCCGCTGAAGCTGAGGCGGCGACTGCGGAGGTCGTCGCCCCATCCGACACCGCGCTGCCGCCCGCCGCAGCCGAGACGCCGGTTCCGGATGCCGACGCGTCCGCATCCGCCGAAGAAGATCGATCGGTGTACGAGGTGTCCGCGACCGCCGAGCCGGTGGCGAGCGCCTTCGCATCCGACGATCCGTTCGCGGCCGTGGACGCGCGGAGCGAAGCCGCGGAGCCGGACGTTTCGGCAGTCGAGTCGGCGGATGTGGATCAAGCGGATGCGTATCTCGCGGACACGGATCGACGCGGTTCGGACTGGATCCACCCGGAGCGGCTTGAGGCAGATCAGCACGACGTTGCCCTGGCCGATGCGGATAGATCCGACGTTGCCTTGGCCGATGCGGATCGGTCTGATGCTGTCCCCGCCGATGCGGATCAATTCGACGGGGATCGGGACGACGCTGTCCTGGACGTTGCGCGGGAGGACAGGCCCGTCGCGGTGCCGCCCTACGTGGACACCGATCCGGGGATCCTGGCCGAAGTGGCCACGCTGGCCCAGGTGCCGGACCGCGACCTTCGCGACGGCTCCGTGCCGGACATCGTTCCGGTGGCGGTCGAGGAGCTGGTGCCGGAGTTCGACGCCGTCGACGCCGACCCGGCCCTGGTGCTGCCCCCGGAGGAGGACGCCGGACGCCCCAGCCGGCGCGGCCGCAGGGGCCGCCAGGACGAGGGCGGGGCGCTGGCGCGGTACGTGGTGCCGCGCCAGGCCGAGTGGAAGGAATGGCTGATCCGCGCCCAGGCGATCCTCACGCTCGTCGTGTGGACGTACTACATCGTCTGGCGCTGGGGATGGACGCTGAACCCCGACCACCTGTGGTTCGCCATTCCCCTGGCCCTGGCGGAAACCTGGGGGCTGATCTCGGGCTTCCTGTTCGTCCACTCGGTGTGGGGCCTCAAGCACCGCGCCGCCGTAAAGGCCCCGCCCGGGCTGACGGCCGACGTGCTGATCCCCTGCTACGACGAGCCGCTGGAAGTCATCCGCCGCACCGCCGTGGGCGCGCGCAACATGCGCTACCCGCACAAGACGTGGATTTTGGACGACGGCAAGCGCGACGAAGTGCGCGCCATGGCCGAGGAAGCGGGCGTGGGCTACCTGCGCCGGGAGACCAACGAGCACGCCAAGGCCGGCAACCTCAACCACGGCCTGGCGAACACCGACGGCGAGTTCGTGCTGGTGCTGGACGCCGACCACGTGGCGCTGCCCCACATGCTCGACCGGCTGCTCGGCATCCTTTCGCAGGACCGCACGCTGGCCTTCGTGCAGTCGCCGCAGGACTTCTACAACACCGACGCCTTCACCTACGAGGTGGATGAGACGGGCCGCCGCATGTGGGAAGAGCAGCGGCTGTTCTTTTCCGTGCTGCAGCCCGGCAAGGACGCGCGGGGCGCCGCCTTCTTCTGCGGCTCGGCGGCGGTGCTGCGGCGCGCGGCGCTGGATGAGATCGGCGGCTTCAGCCACCACAGCATCACCGAAGACATCGAAACCTCGCTGCGCCTGCACGCGCGCGGGTGGAAGTCGGCGTTCTATGGCGAGTCGCTGGCGTACGGGCTGGCGGCGGGGTCTGCGGTGGCGTTCCACACCCAGCACCTGCGCTGGGGCCAGGGCGCCATGCAGGTGATCAAGCGCTTCAACCCGCTCTTCACGCGCGGGCTCACGCTCTCGCAGCGGCTGTCGTACTTCGCCTCGCTGACGGCGTACGTGGGCGGGCTGCAGAAGCTGGTGTTCCTGCTGGCGCCCATCGTGTTCTTCCTCACCGGCATCCTGCCCATCCGGGCGCTGAACGCGGGCTTCCTGACGCGCTTCCTCCCCGTGCTGGCGCTTACGCTGGTGATGTCGATGCTGCTGTCGCGGGGCATCGGCAACCTGCTGATCTCCGAGCGCTTTCACGTCGCCAAGTTCTGGACGTACACCCGCGCCGTCTTCAGCATCCTGCGCCGCAAGCCGCTGAGCTTCAAGGTGACGCCCAAGGGCCCGGGGCACGTTCCCTTCGGCACGTACGCGCCGCAGGCCGTGCTGATGGGGGTGACGGCGGCCACGGTGGCGTTCGCGTTCGCGGCCGCGCGGTTCGGCTGGGTGGACTACGGCTGGGAGGGCACGCGTTCGCCGGGGTTCGTGGCGAACATGGTGTGGGCGGCGCTCAACTTCGTGCTGGCCTCGTCGGTGGTGCAGATGAGCCTGCGGATCCGCCAGCAGCGCGCCGACCACCGCTTCCGCGACCAGTTTCCCATCCACGTGCGCATGCGCTCGGCGGACGGCACCCCGCACAACATGGTGGCGCTGACCGAGAACCTGAACCCCGGCGGCGTGGGGTTTCGCACCGGTGAGCCCATGCGCGTGGGCACCGAGGTGCGCCTGACGCTGTCGCTGACCACGGGAACCATGAACGTGCGCGGCCGCATCGTGCACTCCAGCCGCATCGCAGACACCGATCCGCCCATGTACCGCAGCGGGGCGGCGTTCGTGGGGCTGCCCGTGCCCGTGCGCGACGCCATCGAGCTTCACTGCACGCAGCACGCGGTGCCGCTGGAGCAGTCGCGCTACCGCACCGCCCTGCGCTTTTTGGAGCGCGCCGGCGAGCGGGTGCGCAACCTTCGCGGCGAAACCCGCCACGCGGTGCAGCTTCCCGCGCAGGTGATGCTGCCCCGCGGCAGCCCGGAGCACGCGGGCGGGTCGCCGATGGCGTTCCTGGAAGACCTGAGCGAGAGCGGCGCGCGGCTGGTGATGGACCGCCCGGTGTCGCCCGGCACACCCATCCGCTTCCGCGTTCCCGGCACCAGCACCGAGCGCACCGGCAAGGTCGTCTTTTCCCGCGCCATCGAGACGCCCATCGGCGTGCGCTACGCGGTGGGCGTGGCCCACACCGGCGGCCCGCTGAAGTCGGGATACGGCCGCAAGTCGGGCTACTTCCGCGCCGCCTCGCGCATCCTCAACACCTGA
- the guaA gene encoding glutamine-hydrolyzing GMP synthase, with translation MDPNRILIIDYGSQFTQLIARRIREQRVYCEIQPPTRSLEWVREWAPRGIILSGGPSSVYGDDVPTAEPELLRMGIPVLGVCYGMQLITFLEGGVVERGRREYGRAHVTIDEPAGIFAGFGPGERTQVWMSHGDHVVQPPPGYHRLASSDDVPWSAFAADDRPVYGVQFHVEVAHTVRGADIIGNFVFGVCGCEPTWTAGSYIENEIEKIRARVGADNVICGLSGGVDSSVAASLVHRAIGDQLTCIFVDTGLLRHGEREMVERTFRAHMGIRLEVVDASALFLERLRGVEDPETKRKIIGNTFIDVFEDASDRLGGDAKYLVQGTLYPDVIESLSVKGPSATIKTHHNVGGLKEEMRFALIEPLRELFKDEVRQVGRELGLPEEMVGRHPFPGPGLAIRVLGAVDARELAILRQADVIYLEEIRSAGLYDDIWQAFAVLLPVRSVGVMGDERTYENVCALRAVTSRDGMTADWYPFPHEVLARISTRIINEVTGINRVCYDISSKPPATIEWE, from the coding sequence GTGGATCCCAATCGCATCCTGATCATCGACTACGGCTCGCAGTTCACGCAGCTGATCGCGCGGCGCATCCGCGAGCAGCGCGTGTACTGCGAAATCCAGCCGCCCACCCGCTCGCTGGAGTGGGTGCGCGAGTGGGCGCCCAGGGGGATCATCCTCTCCGGCGGGCCGTCGTCCGTGTACGGCGACGACGTGCCCACGGCCGAGCCGGAGCTGCTGCGGATGGGCATTCCCGTGCTGGGCGTGTGCTACGGGATGCAGCTGATCACCTTCCTGGAGGGCGGGGTGGTGGAGCGCGGCCGGCGCGAGTACGGCCGGGCGCACGTGACCATCGACGAGCCCGCGGGAATCTTCGCCGGCTTCGGCCCCGGCGAGCGCACGCAGGTGTGGATGAGCCACGGCGACCACGTGGTGCAGCCGCCCCCGGGCTACCACCGCCTGGCCAGCTCCGACGACGTGCCCTGGTCGGCGTTCGCGGCCGACGACCGGCCCGTGTACGGCGTTCAGTTCCACGTGGAGGTGGCGCACACCGTCCGCGGCGCCGACATCATCGGCAACTTCGTCTTCGGCGTCTGCGGCTGCGAGCCCACCTGGACGGCGGGGTCGTACATCGAGAACGAGATCGAGAAGATCCGCGCCCGCGTGGGTGCCGACAACGTGATCTGCGGCCTCTCGGGCGGGGTGGATTCGTCCGTCGCCGCGTCGCTGGTGCACCGCGCCATCGGCGACCAGCTGACGTGCATCTTCGTCGACACGGGGCTGCTGCGGCACGGGGAGCGCGAGATGGTGGAGCGCACCTTCCGCGCGCACATGGGCATCCGGCTGGAGGTGGTGGATGCGTCGGCGCTGTTCCTGGAGCGGCTCAGGGGCGTCGAGGACCCGGAGACGAAGCGCAAGATCATCGGCAACACCTTCATCGACGTGTTCGAGGACGCGTCGGACCGGCTGGGGGGCGACGCAAAGTACCTGGTGCAGGGAACGCTGTACCCCGACGTGATCGAGTCGCTGTCCGTCAAAGGCCCGTCGGCCACCATCAAGACGCACCACAACGTGGGCGGGTTGAAGGAGGAGATGCGGTTCGCGCTGATCGAGCCGCTGCGCGAATTGTTCAAGGACGAGGTGCGGCAGGTGGGGCGCGAGCTGGGGCTGCCGGAGGAGATGGTGGGGCGGCACCCGTTTCCCGGGCCGGGCCTCGCCATCCGCGTGCTGGGCGCGGTGGATGCGCGCGAGCTGGCCATCCTGCGCCAGGCCGACGTCATCTACCTGGAAGAGATCCGCTCGGCGGGCCTGTACGACGACATCTGGCAGGCGTTCGCCGTGCTCCTCCCCGTGCGCTCGGTGGGGGTGATGGGCGACGAGCGGACGTACGAGAACGTCTGCGCCCTGCGCGCCGTCACCAGCCGCGACGGCATGACGGCGGACTGGTACCCGTTCCCGCACGAAGTCCTCGCGAGGATTTCGACGCGGATCATCAACGAGGTCACCGGCATCAACCGGGTGTGCTACGACATCTCGTCCAAGCCCCCGGCGACGATCGAGTGGGAGTAG